The proteins below are encoded in one region of Casimicrobium huifangae:
- a CDS encoding alpha/beta fold hydrolase, whose translation MKIHVNGINLYFDADGASLRPDGGTMREVPTVILLHGGPGADHSIYKPDFSALTDVAQVIYLDHRGNGRSDDGPPELWTLAQWADDLVAFCDALGIVKPIVYGASFGGMVAMAYATRHPAHAGKLVLVSTSAQATSHTDAKIAMFTRLGGAAAGELARRRFVEGDTSPELLKAWIDVAFPLYTQTPPDPDLWHRIVMKQPVRERFFGPGGEGCTLDMLHELSRIQCPTLVIGGALDPMLPVECQRDIAAAIPAHLVRYEEFANCGHGVVPDAPDDAMALLREFIAG comes from the coding sequence ATGAAAATCCACGTCAACGGAATCAACCTCTACTTCGACGCGGACGGCGCCTCCCTCCGCCCTGATGGCGGCACCATGCGCGAAGTCCCCACCGTCATCCTGCTCCACGGCGGCCCGGGCGCAGACCATTCAATCTACAAACCCGACTTCTCGGCGCTGACCGATGTGGCGCAGGTTATCTACCTCGACCACCGCGGCAACGGACGCAGTGACGACGGCCCACCGGAGCTGTGGACACTTGCGCAGTGGGCGGACGACTTGGTTGCGTTCTGCGATGCACTGGGGATTGTGAAGCCCATCGTCTATGGCGCGTCGTTCGGCGGCATGGTGGCGATGGCTTACGCGACTCGCCATCCTGCGCATGCGGGCAAGCTGGTGCTGGTGAGCACGTCGGCGCAGGCGACGTCGCACACCGACGCGAAGATTGCGATGTTCACGCGCCTGGGTGGCGCGGCAGCGGGCGAGCTGGCGCGACGACGCTTTGTCGAAGGTGACACCAGCCCGGAGCTATTGAAAGCCTGGATCGATGTGGCTTTTCCGCTCTACACGCAAACACCACCGGATCCGGATTTGTGGCATCGTATCGTGATGAAGCAGCCGGTGCGCGAACGCTTCTTTGGCCCTGGTGGCGAGGGGTGCACGTTGGACATGCTGCATGAGCTGTCGCGCATTCAGTGCCCAACGCTGGTGATAGGCGGTGCGCTTGACCCGATGCTGCCGGTTGAGTGCCAGCGCGACATCGCCGCCGCGATTCCGGCGCATCTGGTTCGCTACGAAGAGTTCGCGAACTGCGGTCACGGTGTCGTTCCCGATGCGCCGGATGACGCAATGGCGCTGCTGCGCGAATTCATCGCTGGCTAG
- a CDS encoding type II toxin-antitoxin system VapC family toxin — MRLLLDTHALLWWWKDDPRLSKRAAAAIADEGNTVLVSAASAWEIATKHRIGKLPGVETAIRDFNELITADGFSHLAVAHSHAIKAGGFDVEHRDPFDRMLAAQAIIEGAALVTDDAAMKLFRVNLLW; from the coding sequence GTGCGTCTGCTGCTCGACACCCATGCCCTCCTGTGGTGGTGGAAGGACGATCCGCGCCTGTCCAAGCGCGCGGCAGCAGCCATCGCCGACGAAGGCAACACCGTATTGGTCAGCGCAGCAAGCGCCTGGGAAATCGCCACCAAACACCGCATTGGCAAACTGCCCGGCGTCGAGACAGCAATACGCGACTTCAACGAACTCATTACCGCCGATGGCTTCAGTCATCTCGCGGTCGCACACAGTCACGCGATCAAGGCAGGTGGGTTCGATGTGGAGCACCGCGATCCATTTGATCGGATGCTGGCGGCACAAGCCATCATTGAAGGCGCAGCGCTGGTGACTGATGATGCGGCGATGAAATTGTTTCGGGTGAACTTGCTTTGGTGA
- a CDS encoding type II toxin-antitoxin system Phd/YefM family antitoxin: protein MLVNVHDAKTQFSKLLEQAHAGQEIILAKAGKPYARMMPLAPETAKRQRGRVKGIDDSAFFDPLPEEELAAWEGR from the coding sequence ATGCTCGTCAACGTCCACGACGCCAAAACCCAGTTCTCCAAACTACTGGAGCAAGCTCATGCCGGGCAGGAAATCATTCTTGCGAAGGCCGGCAAGCCTTACGCGCGCATGATGCCGCTGGCGCCCGAGACCGCGAAGCGCCAGCGTGGTCGCGTCAAGGGCATCGACGATTCCGCGTTCTTTGACCCGCTGCCCGAGGAAGAACTCGCTGCGTGGGAAGGGCGCTAG
- a CDS encoding zinc ribbon domain-containing protein YjdM, producing the protein MNELPKCPSCDSGLTYQDGALFICPECGHEWAAGETTVDNDAPAVHKDAVGNVLADGDSVTITKDLKVKGASSALKAGTKVRNIRLVEGDHNIDCKIDGFGPMKLKSEFVRKAHG; encoded by the coding sequence ATGAATGAACTACCCAAGTGCCCGTCGTGTGACTCTGGCTTGACATACCAGGATGGAGCGCTGTTCATCTGCCCGGAGTGCGGGCACGAGTGGGCGGCCGGCGAAACCACCGTCGACAACGACGCGCCGGCGGTCCACAAGGATGCGGTGGGTAACGTACTCGCCGACGGCGATTCAGTCACCATCACCAAAGACCTGAAAGTGAAAGGTGCCAGCTCGGCGCTCAAGGCAGGGACAAAAGTTCGCAATATTCGGCTTGTCGAAGGTGATCACAACATCGACTGCAAGATTGACGGATTCGGCCCGATGAAACTGAAATCCGAGTTCGTGCGAAAGGCTCACGGATAA
- a CDS encoding alpha/beta hydrolase family protein, with the protein MKAKHLTVDHLWQCERIGTPSISPDGSWVVVDQTTYSMETNESATQLWLYSTDGKTRKQLTSAGKKNTAPQWSPDGKLIAFCAKRGEGKSADEEPQLYVIAPDGGEARRVTSLSTGVGSIKWFPDSKRVAAISWVWPELKTDAQQAKRKKEQKESKVQAKVIETDNYRYWDSWVCDGTRPHLFEINVASGAAKDLFAGKPWTLGLGDPGPAEYAISPDGKEIVWSQPEDPTRLISRNTLIHLSLKSRKSKVTDLGDMWLVAPAYSHDGTRVAVLATPTSAPSQHTRLMLVDLKSGKAERLAAKWPRSVGTYGSANPAWRADDQAILFCAEDAGVQHLWSLPLSAEAPTAIAHGGHVMAFAQSADGATTVFTKASIDHPARLYTLGTDETKQHRLDRTNAFLDKVPLGKWQSRTFNGWNDEPVQAFVCYPPNYDKKKKYPLLHSIHGGPHAAHMDTWHYRWNVHAFAAQGYVVAAVNYHGSSGFDERFLGIIDGDLGHRELTDTEAVTDALIREGVVDKKRLYAAGGSYGGYMVAWMNGHTDRYKAYVCHAGVYNWVSQFGDDGYLWLNQELGCWPWEDLEKYQSQSPHTFSKNFKTPTLVIHGELDYRVPYYEGLEYYNTLRAKGIASRLVVYPDENHWILKPQNSKLWYTEFFNWLKRF; encoded by the coding sequence ATGAAAGCGAAACATCTCACCGTCGACCACCTCTGGCAGTGCGAGCGCATCGGCACGCCGAGCATCTCGCCGGATGGCAGTTGGGTAGTCGTTGACCAGACGACCTACTCGATGGAAACGAACGAGAGTGCCACCCAGCTCTGGCTTTACTCCACGGATGGCAAGACGCGCAAGCAGCTCACTAGTGCCGGCAAGAAGAACACCGCCCCGCAATGGTCGCCCGACGGGAAGCTGATCGCCTTCTGCGCCAAACGCGGCGAAGGCAAGAGCGCCGATGAGGAACCGCAGCTCTACGTCATCGCGCCTGACGGCGGTGAAGCACGCCGCGTGACCTCGCTCTCCACCGGCGTAGGCAGCATCAAGTGGTTCCCCGACAGCAAGCGCGTCGCAGCGATCAGCTGGGTGTGGCCGGAACTCAAGACCGATGCGCAGCAGGCCAAGCGCAAGAAAGAGCAGAAAGAATCCAAGGTACAGGCCAAGGTCATTGAGACCGACAACTATCGCTACTGGGACAGCTGGGTCTGCGACGGCACCCGCCCGCATTTGTTTGAGATCAACGTCGCCAGCGGTGCGGCAAAAGACCTGTTCGCTGGCAAGCCGTGGACGCTCGGGCTTGGCGATCCCGGTCCAGCCGAGTACGCGATTTCGCCGGACGGCAAGGAGATCGTCTGGTCGCAGCCGGAGGATCCGACACGGCTGATCTCGCGCAACACGTTGATCCATCTCAGCCTCAAGTCGCGCAAGAGCAAGGTGACCGATCTCGGCGACATGTGGCTCGTCGCACCCGCCTACTCGCACGATGGCACCCGTGTCGCCGTGCTCGCGACGCCCACGTCCGCCCCCAGCCAGCACACGCGGCTGATGCTGGTAGACCTCAAGTCCGGCAAGGCCGAGCGTCTCGCTGCCAAGTGGCCGCGCTCGGTCGGCACCTACGGCAGCGCCAACCCGGCATGGCGTGCCGACGATCAAGCGATCCTGTTCTGCGCCGAGGATGCCGGCGTGCAGCACCTTTGGTCGCTGCCGTTGTCTGCAGAAGCACCCACCGCCATCGCCCACGGCGGCCATGTGATGGCGTTTGCGCAGTCGGCAGACGGCGCAACCACCGTGTTCACCAAGGCATCCATCGATCACCCGGCGCGGCTCTACACACTTGGCACGGACGAAACCAAACAACACCGCCTCGACCGCACCAATGCGTTCCTCGACAAAGTCCCGCTCGGCAAGTGGCAAAGCCGCACCTTCAATGGCTGGAATGACGAGCCGGTGCAGGCCTTCGTCTGCTACCCGCCGAACTACGACAAGAAGAAAAAGTACCCGCTGCTGCACAGCATCCACGGCGGCCCGCACGCCGCGCACATGGACACCTGGCACTACCGCTGGAACGTGCACGCGTTCGCCGCGCAGGGCTACGTCGTCGCGGCCGTGAACTATCACGGCTCGTCCGGCTTTGACGAGCGCTTCCTCGGCATCATCGACGGCGACCTTGGTCACCGCGAGCTGACCGACACCGAGGCGGTGACCGATGCGCTGATCAGGGAAGGCGTCGTCGACAAAAAGCGCCTCTACGCTGCCGGCGGCAGCTACGGCGGCTACATGGTCGCGTGGATGAACGGCCACACCGATCGCTACAAGGCCTATGTGTGCCACGCCGGCGTTTACAACTGGGTCAGCCAGTTCGGCGACGATGGCTACCTGTGGCTCAACCAGGAGCTGGGCTGCTGGCCGTGGGAAGACCTCGAAAAATACCAGTCGCAATCGCCTCACACGTTCTCTAAAAACTTCAAGACACCGACACTGGTCATCCACGGCGAGCTCGACTACCGTGTGCCCTACTACGAAGGCCTCGAGTACTACAACACACTGCGCGCCAAGGGCATCGCGTCACGTCTCGTCGTCTACCCCGACGAAAACCACTGGATCCTCAAGCCGCAGAACTCGAAGCTTTGGTACACCGAATTCTTCAACTGGCTGAAGCGGTTCTAG
- a CDS encoding carbon-nitrogen hydrolase family protein: MSSLEHIATSADSDLRAHADSIASANSDLLRMAIVQRVMHWGIHENVGSAVSALAHAAQHGAHLCVFPELSITGYHRKIGELCVPSSIAGALLELQNACRQYQIAAVVGAPVINDGQTFNSSVFVDRDGIILGEVSKNGLTTAEATLFAAGSSRPAYSLCGHRCSAVLCREVEDIHLVTNQLANSGVGLIFWPGTMRPDPQSATCQEPYIDCARRLAVHLNAYVVQANWPNSLNYPAEGAEQGRSIVIAPTGQTLLRLPKAESGIGIFPLCSSQYDWYPD, encoded by the coding sequence GTGTCAAGCCTTGAGCACATCGCGACATCGGCAGACTCCGACTTGAGAGCGCATGCGGACAGCATCGCATCAGCAAACAGCGACCTGCTTCGCATGGCCATCGTTCAGCGGGTGATGCACTGGGGTATTCACGAAAATGTCGGCTCGGCGGTGAGTGCGCTTGCGCACGCCGCTCAACATGGTGCCCACTTGTGCGTCTTTCCGGAACTCAGCATCACGGGCTACCACCGGAAAATTGGGGAGCTGTGTGTGCCATCATCCATTGCTGGCGCGTTGTTGGAGCTGCAGAACGCATGCCGGCAATACCAAATCGCCGCCGTTGTCGGTGCACCTGTGATCAACGACGGACAGACTTTCAATAGCAGCGTCTTTGTAGACCGCGATGGCATCATTCTTGGTGAAGTGTCCAAGAATGGCTTGACAACGGCGGAAGCTACGCTCTTCGCGGCAGGCAGCTCCCGTCCCGCGTATTCGCTTTGTGGCCATCGTTGTTCTGCCGTTCTGTGCCGCGAGGTCGAGGACATTCACCTCGTGACCAATCAGTTGGCAAACAGCGGGGTCGGCCTGATTTTCTGGCCCGGCACCATGCGCCCGGATCCGCAAAGTGCAACCTGCCAGGAGCCCTACATCGACTGTGCCCGCCGTCTGGCAGTCCATCTCAACGCTTACGTCGTACAAGCGAACTGGCCCAATTCGCTGAACTACCCTGCTGAAGGCGCCGAACAAGGCCGGAGCATCGTGATTGCACCGACAGGGCAGACGCTTCTGCGACTGCCGAAGGCGGAGTCGGGCATCGGCATCTTCCCGCTTTGCTCAAGTCAGTACGACTGGTATCCCGACTAA
- a CDS encoding AAA family ATPase has translation MISTQFVSSIALKTELIESFDSYPLSLPVIRNLDYIELHPKVTFFVGENGSGKSTLLEALAISLGFNAEGGSRNFNFATRASHSGLHQFLRVSKGIKRPQTGYFLRAESFFNVATEVEALNVGAAYGERSLHEQSHGESFMALLNNRFGEQGLYILDEPEAALSPHRQLAALSRIHDLVLERSQFIIATHSPILMAYPDAWIYVCTPEGLQRVNHEDTEHFRVTRDFVLDPQATLKTLLARVKP, from the coding sequence ATGATCTCGACCCAGTTCGTTTCAAGCATCGCGCTGAAGACCGAACTCATCGAATCATTCGACAGCTATCCACTGTCGCTGCCGGTCATCCGCAATCTGGACTACATCGAGCTGCATCCGAAAGTAACGTTCTTTGTGGGTGAGAACGGCTCGGGCAAATCGACATTGCTTGAGGCGCTGGCGATTTCGTTGGGCTTCAACGCAGAAGGCGGCAGCCGCAATTTCAACTTCGCGACGCGTGCTTCGCATTCGGGGCTACACCAGTTCTTGCGTGTATCGAAGGGCATCAAGCGCCCGCAAACAGGCTACTTTTTGCGTGCGGAAAGCTTTTTCAACGTAGCGACGGAAGTTGAAGCGTTGAACGTTGGTGCGGCCTATGGCGAACGCTCCCTGCACGAACAATCGCACGGCGAATCCTTCATGGCACTGCTCAACAACCGCTTCGGTGAGCAGGGTTTGTACATCCTTGACGAGCCGGAGGCAGCGCTGTCGCCCCACCGTCAACTGGCTGCCCTATCGCGCATTCACGATCTGGTGCTTGAACGCTCGCAGTTCATCATCGCGACCCACTCGCCGATTCTCATGGCCTACCCCGACGCGTGGATCTACGTGTGTACGCCGGAGGGGTTACAACGTGTGAACCACGAGGACACTGAGCATTTCCGCGTCACCAGGGACTTTGTGCTCGACCCGCAGGCCACCCTCAAGACGCTGCTTGCCCGTGTCAAGCCTTGA
- the glp gene encoding gephyrin-like molybdotransferase Glp, which translates to MAATIRELSCADDYDPNSMPVDKARAFISKFLAPIGVTERLHIRAALGRVAAHDVISPIDVPGHDNSAMDGWAYRHADIVSTSANAASVRGEPVEPQHTTMKRVGTSYAGKPYLGPVGKGECVRIFTGAVMPADCDTVAMQERVTVDDAGVHLPNDLKAGQNRRFRGEDLKTGAVALPKGTLIGPAAVGLLASLGVAEVDVYRKLRVAFFSTGDELKTIGTPLGPGEIYDSNRYTIYGLLQRAGCQPIDLGNFVDDPEAIRSAFAAASTQADVIITSGGVSVGEADFIKQMLNEMGEVLFWKIAMKPGRPMAVGKVGDAYFFGLPGNPVAVTVTFYQFVRAAIATLQGRTDYALPPTAKATLTNKVKKLPGRTEFQRGVLTMGNSGYEVRTTGDQGSGILSSMVQANCFVVLSTETGNVEPGSMVDVQMFEGVM; encoded by the coding sequence ATGGCCGCCACCATCCGCGAACTCTCCTGCGCCGACGACTACGATCCCAATTCGATGCCGGTCGACAAGGCAAGGGCGTTCATCAGCAAATTCCTCGCGCCAATCGGGGTGACCGAGCGGCTGCACATCCGCGCGGCATTGGGCCGCGTCGCGGCACACGACGTGATTTCGCCCATCGATGTGCCAGGCCACGACAACTCGGCGATGGACGGCTGGGCGTATCGTCATGCGGACATCGTGTCGACGAGCGCTAACGCGGCGTCCGTTCGTGGTGAGCCCGTCGAACCACAACATACGACCATGAAACGCGTCGGCACCAGCTATGCCGGCAAGCCCTACCTTGGCCCGGTCGGCAAGGGCGAATGCGTGCGCATTTTCACCGGTGCCGTGATGCCTGCCGATTGCGACACCGTGGCGATGCAGGAACGTGTCACCGTGGACGATGCCGGCGTGCACCTGCCGAACGATTTGAAGGCAGGGCAAAACCGCCGCTTTCGCGGCGAGGACCTGAAGACTGGCGCAGTCGCGCTGCCGAAAGGCACCCTGATCGGCCCGGCGGCCGTGGGCCTGCTGGCGAGCCTCGGCGTGGCGGAGGTCGACGTCTACCGCAAGCTGCGCGTGGCCTTCTTCTCCACCGGCGACGAGCTCAAGACCATCGGCACGCCGCTTGGCCCCGGCGAGATTTACGACAGCAACCGTTACACCATCTACGGTCTGCTGCAGCGCGCCGGGTGTCAGCCGATTGACCTCGGCAATTTCGTCGACGACCCCGAGGCGATCCGCAGCGCGTTTGCTGCCGCCTCGACGCAGGCCGATGTGATTATCACCAGCGGCGGCGTCAGCGTCGGCGAAGCGGACTTCATCAAGCAGATGCTCAACGAGATGGGCGAGGTGCTGTTCTGGAAGATTGCCATGAAGCCGGGTCGGCCAATGGCGGTGGGCAAGGTCGGCGATGCCTATTTCTTCGGCCTGCCGGGCAATCCGGTCGCCGTCACCGTCACCTTCTACCAGTTCGTCCGTGCCGCTATCGCCACGCTGCAGGGCCGCACCGACTACGCGCTGCCACCCACAGCCAAAGCGACCTTGACCAACAAAGTCAAAAAGTTGCCGGGACGCACCGAGTTCCAGCGCGGCGTGCTCACGATGGGCAACAGTGGCTACGAAGTCCGCACCACTGGCGATCAGGGCTCGGGGATCCTCTCCTCCATGGTGCAGGCCAACTGCTTCGTGGTGCTCAGCACCGAGACCGGCAACGTGGAGCCGGGAAGCATGGTGGATGTGCAGATGTTTGAAGGCGTGATGTAG
- a CDS encoding diacylglycerol/lipid kinase family protein: protein MSSALVMLNPFAGGGRAAKLEEAIRTRIRTDHPGARFVVAGTIPEAHALIEDTPPDARIVLIGGDGTINRMLPPLVRTTRELGIVPLGSGNDVARALNLFTLAWPEALAHALTAPATTIDAGVVTFGEREVPFLACCTCGFDSAVALRALNGPRWLRGLPRYLLATLKELLFLRHWNLTVHCEGKPLRAGTALFASALNTPSFGSGIPAVPHARIDDGKLDLLVAGRFSRASAMVMLPRLLMGKHLSDARLHTNAFTGIEIHGSPDVPIAVDGEYLGETPHLMIDVLPASLRVVARSLPTTTNGTATTA, encoded by the coding sequence ATGAGTTCCGCCCTTGTCATGCTCAATCCCTTCGCCGGCGGTGGCCGTGCCGCGAAGCTGGAAGAAGCCATCCGTACCCGCATCCGCACCGATCATCCGGGGGCGCGATTCGTGGTCGCAGGCACCATCCCGGAAGCACACGCGCTCATTGAGGACACACCGCCCGACGCCCGCATTGTGCTGATTGGCGGCGATGGCACCATCAACCGCATGCTGCCGCCGCTGGTGCGCACCACGCGCGAACTCGGTATCGTCCCGCTCGGCAGCGGCAATGACGTCGCCCGTGCACTGAACCTGTTCACCCTCGCGTGGCCCGAGGCGCTGGCGCATGCGCTCACAGCACCGGCCACCACGATTGACGCCGGTGTCGTGACCTTCGGCGAACGCGAAGTGCCCTTCCTCGCCTGCTGCACCTGCGGTTTCGATTCGGCTGTTGCGCTGCGCGCGCTCAACGGCCCGCGCTGGCTGCGTGGGCTGCCGCGCTACCTGCTGGCAACGCTGAAGGAGCTGCTGTTCCTGCGCCACTGGAACCTCACCGTGCACTGCGAGGGCAAGCCACTGCGAGCCGGTACCGCCCTGTTCGCATCGGCATTGAACACACCGAGCTTTGGCAGCGGCATCCCGGCGGTGCCTCATGCCCGCATCGACGATGGCAAGCTCGATCTGCTGGTCGCGGGCCGCTTCAGTCGCGCCAGTGCAATGGTGATGCTGCCTCGATTGCTAATGGGAAAGCACCTGAGCGACGCCCGGCTGCACACCAACGCCTTTACTGGCATCGAAATTCACGGCAGCCCGGACGTACCCATCGCGGTCGATGGTGAATACCTGGGCGAAACGCCACATTTGATGATCGACGTCCTGCCTGCCTCGCTGCGGGTAGTCGCGAGATCGCTGCCCACCACGACCAACGGAACCGCTACAACCGCGTAG
- a CDS encoding antibiotic biosynthesis monooxygenase family protein → MILEVADIRIAAGKQAEFDAAIKRGVETVIARAGGFCGYKVNRGVESPERYLLFIYWETLEAHTVDFRQGPLFPEWRAIVGPFFAQPPVVEHFELVSKSA, encoded by the coding sequence ATGATTCTTGAAGTGGCCGACATTCGCATTGCAGCGGGCAAACAGGCCGAATTCGATGCTGCGATCAAGCGTGGTGTGGAGACCGTGATCGCGCGCGCTGGCGGTTTTTGCGGTTACAAGGTGAATCGGGGCGTCGAATCGCCCGAGCGCTATCTGCTGTTCATCTACTGGGAAACGCTGGAAGCGCACACCGTGGACTTTCGTCAGGGGCCGCTGTTCCCCGAGTGGCGTGCCATCGTCGGACCGTTCTTCGCGCAGCCGCCGGTGGTGGAGCACTTTGAGCTGGTTAGCAAGTCAGCGTGA
- a CDS encoding 2'-5' RNA ligase family protein codes for MARKKLTYILRPTLPRRAIVWFPQFVNQKSIDRFRGLHDPQAQALPPHLTLVFPFHSRLTLDQIAAHAQKVLRAWPCFPVVMHGFWSAQNEFIGIGTQVGTDALVEMHDRLYRGPLEEFLRPEFDYTPHITLAQATETDRYEALCTAAAVVTRESFRDVLRTVTIIRDNGDNDWVRERDLHLMW; via the coding sequence GTGGCCCGCAAGAAACTCACCTACATCCTGCGACCGACGCTGCCGCGGCGCGCGATCGTGTGGTTCCCGCAATTTGTCAACCAGAAGTCGATCGATCGCTTCCGCGGCCTGCACGACCCGCAAGCGCAGGCACTGCCGCCGCATCTGACGCTGGTATTTCCGTTTCACTCACGATTGACGCTGGACCAGATTGCGGCGCATGCGCAGAAGGTGCTGCGCGCCTGGCCTTGCTTTCCGGTGGTGATGCACGGATTCTGGTCCGCGCAAAACGAGTTCATCGGCATCGGCACCCAGGTGGGCACCGACGCGCTCGTTGAAATGCATGACCGCCTGTATCGTGGGCCGCTGGAGGAGTTCCTGCGTCCCGAGTTCGACTACACGCCGCACATCACCCTGGCGCAGGCAACGGAGACCGACCGCTATGAGGCGCTGTGCACTGCCGCTGCAGTGGTCACGCGCGAATCGTTCCGCGATGTGCTGCGCACCGTCACCATCATCCGCGACAACGGCGACAATGACTGGGTACGCGAACGCGACCTGCACCTGATGTGGTGA
- the mobA gene encoding molybdenum cofactor guanylyltransferase MobA yields the protein MTSDDIAPSNAANEAVNPSLVTRPSSSRLARVTGLVLAGGMGRRMDSRDKGLVPFRGKPMVAHVVERLAPQVGSVLINANRNVEQYAAFGHPVISDEVGGFAGPLAGLHAGMRACTTELIVTAPCDSPFLPLDLVARLHTAMESEIADLAVVRTGGFAQPVFALYSVALLPSLTAFLESGGRKIDAWYSAHRVAEVEFDDEAAFANINTIDELQSLERD from the coding sequence ATGACCAGTGACGACATTGCGCCATCGAATGCAGCGAACGAGGCGGTCAACCCGTCACTCGTCACTCGTCCTTCGTCATCGCGCTTGGCACGCGTTACCGGCCTCGTACTCGCCGGCGGCATGGGCCGCCGCATGGACTCGCGCGACAAGGGCCTGGTGCCATTTCGCGGCAAGCCCATGGTGGCGCACGTCGTCGAACGCCTGGCGCCGCAGGTCGGATCGGTGCTGATCAACGCCAATCGCAATGTCGAGCAATATGCGGCCTTCGGCCATCCAGTCATCAGCGATGAAGTTGGCGGCTTTGCCGGCCCGCTCGCCGGCCTGCATGCCGGCATGCGAGCGTGTACGACGGAGCTGATCGTCACCGCGCCGTGCGATTCACCGTTCCTGCCGCTCGACCTTGTCGCCCGCCTGCATACTGCGATGGAGAGCGAAATCGCCGACCTCGCCGTCGTCCGCACCGGCGGCTTCGCGCAGCCCGTGTTCGCACTCTACAGCGTCGCGCTGCTACCCAGCCTGACTGCCTTTCTGGAGAGCGGCGGCCGCAAGATTGACGCCTGGTACAGCGCTCACCGGGTGGCGGAGGTCGAGTTCGACGACGAGGCTGCCTTCGCCAACATCAACACCATCGACGAGCTGCAATCGCTGGAGCGCGACTGA
- a CDS encoding formate dehydrogenase accessory sulfurtransferase FdhD — MPTHDDKIHRDRRYRPQLSQSARPATFEVATRDEHGNAGTAAIAGEHPLTVYVDKREILTLMTLGAAPEALVIGYLRNQRLVDSIEDLVAVQVDWEVNAASVYTRNGLINLEEKMAHRTKTTGCGSGTVFGDLMADIDAIHLPAADESVQLTQSTLYALAELVRKHETIYKQAGAVHGCALFNTRPELLYFVEDVGRHNAVDAIAGMMWLDGVDGSDKIFYTTGRLTSEMVIKAAQMGVPFLVSRSGVTQMGYEIAKQVGMTMIGRAVNKHFLLFNDPGRFVFDATASKDE, encoded by the coding sequence ATGCCCACACACGATGACAAAATTCACCGCGATCGACGTTACCGCCCGCAGCTTAGCCAGAGTGCCCGCCCGGCCACCTTTGAAGTCGCCACCCGCGATGAACACGGCAATGCCGGCACCGCCGCCATCGCTGGCGAGCATCCGTTGACGGTTTACGTCGACAAGCGCGAGATCCTGACACTGATGACGCTCGGCGCGGCGCCGGAAGCGCTGGTCATCGGCTATCTGCGCAACCAGCGGCTGGTGGACTCGATTGAAGACCTCGTTGCGGTACAGGTGGACTGGGAAGTCAACGCCGCCTCGGTCTACACCCGCAACGGTCTCATCAATCTCGAAGAAAAGATGGCGCACCGGACCAAAACCACCGGCTGCGGCAGCGGCACGGTGTTTGGCGACCTGATGGCAGACATCGACGCGATCCACCTGCCCGCTGCCGACGAAAGCGTGCAGCTGACGCAAAGCACCCTTTACGCGCTCGCCGAGCTGGTACGCAAGCACGAAACCATCTACAAGCAGGCAGGCGCCGTGCACGGCTGTGCGCTGTTCAACACAAGGCCTGAACTGCTCTATTTCGTCGAGGATGTCGGCCGCCACAACGCCGTGGATGCCATCGCCGGCATGATGTGGCTTGACGGTGTGGACGGCAGCGACAAGATCTTCTACACCACCGGTCGATTGACCAGCGAAATGGTGATCAAGGCCGCGCAAATGGGTGTGCCCTTCCTCGTATCGCGCTCCGGGGTCACTCAGATGGGATACGAAATAGCGAAGCAGGTGGGCATGACAATGATCGGCCGTGCGGTGAACAAGCATTTCCTGCTGTTCAACGATCCCGGTCGCTTTGTTTTCGATGCCACTGCATCGAAGGACGAATGA